Within Haematobia irritans isolate KBUSLIRL chromosome 2, ASM5000362v1, whole genome shotgun sequence, the genomic segment GATACTCCTTTGTTGATGTGATGGTCCAATGTCAGTGCACTCTAAGCTGAATGCTTCCAATGTTATTGTCATCGCCTACACAGGAACATCTAATTCTTCATTGTACTTTTAGCTTAGATTTTCCGTTGAATTCCAGCGAAATTATTTACCTCACACTATTTGAACTTATTGGAATTTCAATGTAAATAACCTGCATCAAAGGGCAACAAGttcattgtttattatttttgaatatcaattataaattaaaatatattggaATTTGTGAAAGACCATTTAATAGGGATAACGTGGGTGAAATAATAAAAGACCCAATTTTTGTGGCAGAATATTAATCGATTTACACCAAttatttaatgtttatttaaaatattttttaaggtaATTAATTtcagtgaaaaatgttttattaacgAGCAAAGGAAGTAGTCATATATCataaatggaaaaatacaaatggTCACAATATACCctcatagattataaattttatatagattatGCATCGATTATAAACGCGGTTTGTCAGTTGGGAAGATGCAGAAAAAGCGAAGCAAATTAGAGCACGTTTTGAAAGGTATTTTGTGGTATCAGAGCAGAGCCATCTATTGGTTGGTagttgttttcttttaatgaTTATGTCTTTGGTGTTCGTTGGGTGTTACAACTATTCTCCACTAGAGGCACTTCATAGATTTTATGTTTTCATATTGGTATATCTGTCaaactaaacattttaatttttatttcatttattcgtACATATTCAAACCACACAAGTAATTACACTTTCATAATAGGTGTTATTACAAAACCTGTTTAAAGAAATCTCTATTGAAGGCCTCTAAATagatgcacgcaaagaaaaaaagtttggaaaacgtgtaccgtgttagagttttttgaattgcttcgaaaattttaaacttttatcaccaaaaaaattcgtttgttacaaaatttttattttttcaataaaaaaaagatttttttgaaacaacaacacagtccatttcgtttatatcaaacactattcttttctgactttaggtctttaataagacacattttaaggccggtactatgttcattcttgcgaaaaattttatggaaaccattatttcgcacatagaaagcggcgtttttttaggtagcttggagcgcttttttacagggagcgatattggattaagttggtggttgttgcttgtttttacaaaataacattttatttttccttgggcaattgatctgctattcctttggtcctttgtatagtttcggaacaaaaatatggtccgtgtttgatttataaacccgcacaaatagtttttaataaataaattatttcttaattcacattgcaaatggcgccgtgctataaacgtcagtttttcaacacgaaaaaacaaagtatcacaaatggaaaaaatttcgcaaatttttcgcatcttttgattttgtatggagtttcaacgcgaaaaccgaacagagtaccggcctttacagttcaaaatttaatatacttcaatgtaatgttgaacattttttcggaatcttccaaacatatctggaacatatgtaaaaaaaaaactttggtcgaagcagggatcgaacccacgacccttgacatgcaagtcggacgtagcaaccactgctccacggtgccaaactaaatgtttgtttctgttaaataaactttgtttattcggttcgtgggcgccgcaagctatgctatataaatataacttatatggatatttatctatcgaTGACCAtagcaggtacatagctcagtggatagtgtgttggcttataaagtgaatggtccgcggttcgattctccgtccaggcgaaaggtaaaaaaaattttaaaaatttataaaatcgtataatttcttctatttaCATTGGTGGtactacaggaaaaggtgttaagaactaaaagacctcgtggatgtgagaaagatgtgagggaaaatgcaattagcaagaaaataaatttttttttgagtttgtctttatgaaattgtttttagatcctggaaaagaataaacgtttatcacaaaaagtatatacttttcttccaaatacactgccttacaacgaaaagcaaatgagaaacgaactttgtttgtctaaaatttcgtttgggaggaaagaattatttttttgcgtgtagatggTCACTTTATcgtgaattttattttcttcaacgGTGAGGCGAATTTTTGGTTGAGTGGATATGTCAACAAGCAAAATTTCCGTATTAGGAGCAATGATAATCCACCCGCCGCTCAAGAATTACCAATGCTTCCCGATATATTTACTGTTCGGTACTGTCTATGGGCTGGTGGAATCATCGGTCCTTATTTCTGACAATGACAACGCGTTACCGTGAATGGAAATCGATGCAGAATCACgatcaatgaatttttgttgccaaaacttcaagatatcggtgtaaacaaaatgtggtttcaacaggatcgggcgAAACAATGGACTTATTGAAAGAACATTTCAATGACAACATTATTTCGAGAAATGGACGGGTGAATTGGTCTCCGCGTTCGTGCGATTTGGCgccaatcgatttttttttttttttgacacctgAAGTCATTGGTTTCCGTGGCATCGTTTGACGTTTGGATACCAATATTCACAGTGTCATTGATGAAATACGCTCTCAAATGCTTGTAGGTGGTCGAAAATTGGCATGTGAAACCTCCAGAATGACCTTTGTGCAAAATAGTCGTCGTGGTCATACGctcgaaattatatttaaatgttaaatgaCAAGAAATTACATATCTACcaaaataatatgtttttgCCCATTTCATAATTTGGCAtgtgatttatttaaatttcagcaAGCTCTTTAGAAAACACCCTTTACATTTAAATTCTTCAAACTTTCTTTATTATTAGACATCATCCTTTTTAcaatattaattataaatacTTATTCCATTTCTAGTGAAACGATCTAATGATGCTCAATCGTCATCCAGTAAAAATTCCCCCGATGCTGgtgtaaataaaaaatccaGCCCTGAAATTGTCCCCGCCTCTTATACAGCTCCACCAAGGCCAAAGCCAAGTTTCAATTTAccacaacagcagcaacaacaacaacaacgtcaGGACTCTCAGGCGGAGGCCAATCAAAATATGGGTTTGGAGAAAAATAATGATTTCATCAATTCGGCCATAGCAGCTGGACTAGTGGAGGCTGCCGCTGTAGCTGCAAATCAACGTGAATTAGAGCAATTGCGAAAACAACATCAATATTATGCCGATGATGCGGCATTCGATGATGAACAGCAAGAGTCCGCGATTAACAAGAGGGGCATTAGCAATCAACAACAATATGGTTATACCAATTTGGCACCACCAGAGAATACTTATGAAAATTCCGCATATATGGCCCCACCACCTGCCAACTCCAGATACCCTTATCCATATGGAACCTATGAAACAATGCCACCCAAGGAAGTGCCACAATCGATTTGGAGTGACGATTTGGATACACCAAATGTTGTCTATTCGGATATCGATGAGTATGGCATGCCAGTGTCAAAAGGTAATTTCAAACTATAGTTTGATGTGTATGCATCATCTGTGTTGTCCTCGTCCTAGTTACAtatgcgaaaaaaaaattaaagtctgTCAACTACTTGTACTTCCATATCCATTTTCAGTTCCCTCGTCGTATCACAACAAAGCTTATGATAATTTACAGACTCTTTTGAATTCGGAAAGTTATATGGACTCTTTGCCATTGCCTTACCAGAATGGACGATATTATAACAATGGTGGTAATGTTGGAGTTGTGGAAACTGATCGCAATAAACGAGCGTACAAGGTTTTCAATCAGTTGGCTAATAAATTCCCAGATATGAGGTAAGTTTATTTGAATGTTTATCGTCTTTGATATTTTGTTATCGGCCCTCTTTATAatctatatacatatgtatatttttttatgttattgatccattttaattggtaatttttttttatgaatattcgTTTTACACGTAATTATTATCTTTATTACTGAAAGTTTTTATAATCTTCAGCTTTTGGATAGCGATTAGGacacaatttcaataaaattttacaaactctagcctccatattcataaaagttaacgtaaacttcaagcctactattaccatacaaatttcttctataaactgtcagtaaatgattatgaatatgggcattAGCTATTGGATTGACGCCGTTAGACTTTAATCGTTGCGACTTAatcttaactgaaaaaattttagctgTTAGCTTTTTAACTGACGCGTAAATGTATTGGCATACCAATATAGTTtgctcattataccctaaaccacatagtggtcagggtataataagtttgatcggccaaaaaatgtgcctaccagaaatattgattttagaccccataaaatatataccgaacgactcagaatcacctcctgagtcgatctagcgcttggagtccgtccgtccgtccgtctgtccatgtatttgttgttcacaggattccggtcgcaattattaaccgattttgatgaaatttggtacagggagctttttgggcacaaggacgaacgctattgaatttggaaatcggatcaaatttagatatagctcccatatatatgtatcgcccgatttcgacaaatagggttactttgcgcgttttttcaaacgggtcgtcaccaaatttgccaaaaggtaatcttttccatcgcccttcaagtctgcaaaaatttatccaaatcggttcagatttagatatagctctcatatatatgtatcgcccgattttcccaaatttgtccacaaaacctttatttatcaaccgatcttatttattaaccgatttggctaaatgtagtcttctatagcactaactatatgtgcaaaaaatcgtcgaaatcggttcagatttagatatagctcccatatatatgtatagcccgattttgaaaaattcgcccgtataaccttatgtttgaccatacaggcctcatttcgtaactgatcttactcaaatcttgctcaaggtaaccttttgtggtattaatcaaacccgcaaaatattatgtaaattggttcagatttagatatagcttccatatatatgcatcgctcgattttcccaaatttggccatagtactcttatttattaaccaatgttactcaaatttaacgaaaaatatagtagggaaaattgtttggaaatgtatgggaaagtagggaactttttttgtccttgtagggtaaaccgaacattttccctgcacGGAAGAAaatgactgtttttcatatgtttggctataaacattatatgtttggaacacaaatttttaaacacaatatttttgagtgcaagcatataatgttcataaactagcataacatgtttgggacatatatgttaatatcttagaacatattatgtttgggacataaaatgtttgtaaatataatatgcttgaatgcaaacatatattaatttagaaatagcctataaacatatatgtgtttagtagcttggagcgctatttaacctggagcgatattgaattaagttggtggttgttgcttgttattacaaaattaacattttatttttttatttttccttgggcaattgatcagctacttctttgatccttacaaactgtgtggtccgctgttcgaatccccgtccagcaaaaggtaaaattaaaataaaatcacacaattgaataatttcttctacaatgtttgtattacagaaaaaggtgctaagaactaaaaaatctcgtggaagtgagaaagatgtgggggaatatacaa encodes:
- the LOC142227205 gene encoding uncharacterized protein LOC142227205 isoform X2 → MILLSRLIQIARPDFSLRLYLALTLIATVASVPTSVLVQNSELASNAQQNHAKNSNKIYNALGSSSPSGSINKVKRSNDAQSSSSKNSPDAGVNKKSSPEIVPASYTAPPRPKPSFNLPQQQQQQQQRQDSQAEANQNMGLEKNNDFINSAIAAGLVEAAAVAANQRELEQLRKQHQYYADDAAFDDEQQESAINKRGISNQQQYGYTNLAPPENTYENSAYMAPPPANSRYPYPYGTYETMPPKEVPQSIWSDDLDTPNVVYSDIDEYGMPVSKVPSSYHNKAYDNLQTLLNSESYMDSLPLPYQNGRYYNNGGNVGVVETDRNKRAYKVFNQLANKFPDMRLKRDTKLTPADMLALVALVEAGERARKDTDADAGYMYPPESYVPKSYALNNNYNTGSYDYPSLGQVDDSLDYNNGPWLEPQSMVDYYGVPMNMEPMAKYDARMPQNENKFNERIFNNKHYMVAKKKRSIAKPITPYKQNKLY
- the LOC142227205 gene encoding uncharacterized protein LOC142227205 isoform X1, with the translated sequence MILLSRLIQIARPDFSLRLYLALTLIATVASVPTSVLVQNSELASNAQQNHAKNSNKIYNALGSSSPSGSINKVKRSNDAQSSSSKNSPDAGVNKKSSPEIVPASYTAPPRPKPSFNLPQQQQQQQQRQDSQAEANQNMGLEKNNDFINSAIAAGLVEAAAVAANQRELEQLRKQHQYYADDAAFDDEQQESAINKRGISNQQQYGYTNLAPPENTYENSAYMAPPPANSRYPYPYGTYETMPPKEVPQSIWSDDLDTPNVVYSDIDEYGMPVSKVCQLLVLPYPFSVPSSYHNKAYDNLQTLLNSESYMDSLPLPYQNGRYYNNGGNVGVVETDRNKRAYKVFNQLANKFPDMRLKRDTKLTPADMLALVALVEAGERARKDTDADAGYMYPPESYVPKSYALNNNYNTGSYDYPSLGQVDDSLDYNNGPWLEPQSMVDYYGVPMNMEPMAKYDARMPQNENKFNERIFNNKHYMVAKKKRSIAKPITPYKQNKLY